The Terriglobales bacterium genome contains a region encoding:
- the ctaD gene encoding cytochrome c oxidase subunit I codes for MSSDAMAIPNVQVVSQPWIQTLHEWLTTVDHKRLGILYVLFALVFLVIGGIEAVIMRIQLIRPHNDFVSPQVFNRMFTMHGTTMIFFVAMPVLFGFANYLVPLMIGARDMAFPRLNAFSFWLTALGGLVLYFSFIGGSGLYGAGNAPDISWWAYAPLAARAFSPGHSSDYWTIAVLVSGFGSIGTAINLIATILCMRCPGMTLSRMPLLAWLNLVMAGMVLIAITPLSAAQIMLLVDRYLGGHFFDTQAGGSAVLWMHFFWIFGHPEVYVLIIPCFAFMSEIVPVFSRKPIFGYPVMVAATISIGFVSLSVWAHHMFTVGMNSYANSFFTITTMAVGIPTGIKIFNWLGTIWGGKIQFKTPMLFCIAFLFQFLIAGLTGIMQAAAPFDWQLSYSYFVVAHFHYVIVGGILFALFAAFYYWYPKVTGRMLSERLGKIHFWLFVIGFHLCFDVMHIEGLLGMPRRIYTYEPGRGWDTLNLIVTIGAFIQGIAVLVFVANLIISYWKGAIAGNDPWDAWTLEWSVSSPPPEYNFASIPVVASRRPLWDLKHPEDPDSRYE; via the coding sequence ATGTCGTCGGATGCGATGGCGATTCCAAACGTGCAGGTTGTGAGCCAGCCCTGGATCCAGACACTGCACGAATGGCTGACCACGGTCGATCACAAACGACTGGGCATTCTCTACGTCCTCTTTGCTCTGGTCTTTCTCGTGATCGGTGGAATTGAAGCGGTCATTATGCGCATTCAGTTGATACGTCCGCACAACGACTTCGTCTCGCCGCAGGTCTTCAACCGAATGTTCACGATGCATGGGACGACCATGATTTTCTTCGTGGCGATGCCAGTCTTGTTCGGGTTCGCGAACTACCTGGTTCCGTTGATGATTGGCGCGCGGGACATGGCGTTTCCGCGCCTGAATGCCTTCAGTTTCTGGCTGACGGCTCTGGGTGGCCTTGTTCTTTACTTCAGTTTCATCGGTGGAAGCGGGCTGTACGGCGCCGGCAACGCACCGGACATCAGCTGGTGGGCGTATGCTCCTCTGGCCGCTCGGGCGTTTTCCCCAGGCCACAGCTCGGATTACTGGACGATTGCGGTGCTGGTTTCAGGGTTTGGCAGTATTGGCACGGCCATCAATCTCATCGCTACGATTCTTTGCATGCGGTGTCCCGGAATGACACTCAGCCGCATGCCGTTGCTGGCGTGGCTCAACCTGGTGATGGCGGGAATGGTTCTGATCGCTATTACGCCGCTCTCTGCGGCGCAGATCATGCTGTTGGTGGACCGGTATCTGGGAGGGCATTTCTTCGATACGCAGGCCGGTGGGTCAGCCGTGCTTTGGATGCACTTCTTCTGGATATTCGGCCATCCGGAAGTATACGTCCTGATTATTCCCTGCTTTGCCTTCATGTCGGAAATCGTTCCGGTGTTTTCCCGGAAACCGATTTTCGGATACCCAGTCATGGTCGCGGCCACCATCTCCATCGGCTTCGTTAGCCTGAGTGTGTGGGCTCACCACATGTTCACCGTCGGAATGAATTCCTATGCCAACAGCTTTTTCACGATCACGACAATGGCCGTGGGGATTCCGACGGGAATCAAAATCTTCAACTGGCTCGGCACTATATGGGGCGGGAAGATCCAATTCAAGACACCGATGCTGTTCTGCATCGCATTTCTGTTTCAGTTTTTAATTGCTGGTCTCACGGGCATCATGCAGGCCGCAGCGCCCTTTGATTGGCAGCTTAGCTACTCGTATTTCGTTGTGGCGCACTTTCACTATGTGATCGTAGGCGGAATTCTGTTTGCGCTCTTCGCCGCCTTCTATTACTGGTACCCGAAGGTCACCGGAAGAATGCTGAGCGAAAGGCTGGGCAAAATCCATTTCTGGCTTTTCGTCATCGGCTTTCATCTCTGCTTCGACGTGATGCACATTGAAGGATTGCTCGGCATGCCGCGTCGAATCTACACCTACGAGCCCGGCCGCGGCTGGGACACATTGAACCTGATCGTCACCATCGGCGCATTCATCCAGGGGATCGCGGTTCTGGTGTTTGTAGCGAACTTGATCATTTCTTATTGGAAGGGTGCCATAGCGGGAAATGATCCCTGGGATGCATGGACCCTCGAGTGGTCAGTGAGCTCGCCGCCACCTGAATATAACTTTGCCTCCATTCCCGTCGTCGCCAGCCGGCGGCCGTTGTGGGACTTGAAGCATCCAGAAGACCCGGATAGTCGCTATGAATGA
- a CDS encoding cytochrome c oxidase subunit 3 translates to MSAIAFPRLETPAEAWSLPYRGTVAMAGLIIAESAIFTIFVAAYLFYVGKSLTGPTPGEVLETPIFYTICLLSSSLTVHLAGKSLQKGKRSAFLGWWLFTILLGGLFLFGTGREWHRLIYERGLTISTNLFGTTYYSLVGLHAFHVTAGLVMLTIVLIFGLARRVGVEHSARVDVLALYWHFVDAVWVVVFTVVYVLGR, encoded by the coding sequence ATGAGCGCGATCGCGTTTCCGCGTCTGGAAACACCGGCTGAAGCCTGGAGTCTTCCGTATCGCGGTACGGTGGCCATGGCCGGTCTGATCATCGCCGAGTCGGCGATCTTCACGATTTTCGTGGCTGCCTATCTCTTCTACGTAGGAAAGAGCCTCACGGGCCCGACTCCTGGAGAAGTTCTCGAGACGCCCATCTTCTACACGATCTGTTTGCTGTCGAGCAGTCTCACCGTTCACCTCGCCGGAAAGTCCCTTCAAAAGGGTAAGCGAAGCGCGTTCCTGGGCTGGTGGTTGTTCACAATTCTCTTAGGTGGTCTCTTTTTGTTCGGCACTGGCCGCGAGTGGCACCGGTTGATCTACGAGCGGGGGCTGACGATCTCTACGAACCTTTTTGGAACAACCTACTACTCGCTGGTCGGTCTGCACGCCTTTCACGTCACCGCGGGTCTGGTGATGCTGACAATCGTGCTTATCTTCGGCTTGGCTCGCCGTGTCGGCGTGGAACACTCCGCTCGCGTCGATGTGCTTGCTTTGTATTGGCATTTTGTGGATGCCGTGTGGGTTGTGGTTTTCACTGTGGTTTACGTTCTCGGGCGCTGA
- the coxB gene encoding cytochrome c oxidase subunit II, with translation MRRIKNSATLSALQICTFLFLSLATAAAAEPKAPSSLTNIFAPESTPAKSIFNLSMFVFAITGIIFVVVSTLLIYAVVKFRGKAADSGREPAQVYGSTQIELAWTIIPVLIVVVLFLATARVIHAIQDAPKPATALEVTVIGHQFWWEFRYPKLGIVTANELHIPVSDPAHPTPTFLKLLSADTDHSFWVPQLGGKTDLIPNRVNEMWMDPHRPGLFLGQCAQYCGVQHAKMLLRVSVDKADDFDAWVSSQRQPTTDNEAVIAGKRVFETTACINCHTISGTAGNGHFGPDLTHLMSRRTIASGAAENTDEKLRLWIRNPDAIKPGSLMPAMQLSEPDVDALVRYLETLR, from the coding sequence AAGGCTCCCTCCAGTCTCACAAATATCTTCGCGCCCGAGTCCACGCCGGCCAAGTCGATCTTTAATTTGTCCATGTTCGTGTTTGCCATAACGGGAATCATATTCGTCGTTGTCTCTACTTTGCTGATCTATGCCGTGGTGAAGTTCCGCGGCAAAGCGGCGGATTCTGGGCGGGAACCCGCGCAGGTGTACGGCAGCACGCAGATTGAGCTGGCATGGACGATTATCCCGGTGTTGATCGTGGTCGTGTTGTTTCTGGCTACGGCGCGGGTGATCCACGCGATCCAGGACGCTCCGAAACCGGCAACAGCTTTGGAGGTCACCGTCATCGGGCACCAGTTCTGGTGGGAGTTTCGCTATCCCAAGCTGGGAATTGTCACAGCCAACGAGCTGCATATTCCGGTGAGCGATCCGGCTCACCCCACGCCGACATTCCTGAAGCTGCTTTCCGCCGACACTGACCACAGCTTCTGGGTGCCTCAGCTTGGCGGCAAGACCGATTTGATTCCGAATCGGGTAAACGAGATGTGGATGGATCCACATCGTCCGGGCCTGTTTCTCGGTCAGTGCGCGCAGTATTGCGGGGTGCAGCACGCGAAAATGCTGCTGCGCGTATCGGTGGACAAAGCTGACGATTTTGACGCGTGGGTTAGCTCGCAGCGGCAGCCCACAACTGACAACGAGGCAGTGATTGCCGGCAAGCGCGTGTTTGAAACCACCGCTTGCATCAACTGTCACACGATCAGCGGCACGGCCGGGAACGGACATTTCGGTCCGGACCTGACGCACCTGATGAGCCGTCGCACCATCGCGTCGGGCGCGGCAGAGAATACAGACGAAAAACTGCGTTTGTGGATACGGAACCCGGACGCCATTAAACCCGGATCGCTGATGCCGGCTATGCAACTTAGCGAGCCAGATGTGGACGCACTCGTGCGTTATCTGGAGACACTGCGGTAG